The following is a genomic window from Pseudochaenichthys georgianus chromosome 9, fPseGeo1.2, whole genome shotgun sequence.
gaaatcaatcttactaactgctgtctgtgcaatttactccgtgcgagttggcagactttattttgcttactttaacatcatttttcatggtggggctaagccatttcttggtatgggtgtagcctaccccagccataccctggcgctgccactggtggcacgtatggggcgggccattctgcacatgcgttaaatgcgttaaatattttaacgcaattaattcaaaaaattaattaccgccgttaacgcgataattttgacagcactaataaatatatatataaaataatgtattatattacattattgcctctgcattggattattattggataggctaataacttcataattaactacgtctgaaagcagaagtctggggcaaataattgcaagtctcttcagtacgcatgtcacaaaatgatttaaaagtgacatttaaaaaaaaagtaacatttaaaaaaaatagtcaaattctgagaaaagggcacattctaagaaaaaaaggcatatttagaagaagaaaaatcaaattctgagaaaaaagtctaatttgagatgcattgtgggacatgtagtttacgggcaacgtgcttctgtaaagtagcatgtaaccgtataataaacatattatattctttgcaagctcttgtggggccacagaaaatgaagtcacaggccggatttggcccccgggccttgagtttgacacccctggtttaggaAATCATGGGTATAAATAAGTATGTTGATCCTGTAAATGATCTCAGAGTAAATATATCCTACAGAACTCAGTATCAACATTGCATTTCCTTCAGTCTCAGAAATATTGTACACCAGCCAAGTATGAATCCTTCTGAATGTTTTTGAGAAACTCATggtccatttatttatttgaagtaATCCAGTAATAGTTTCTACTCACAGTCACAGTCAGAAAAGACAATGTTTGGGTTTTTGCCACCCAGTTCTAGGGTGACTCTTTTGAGGTTGCTGTCACCTGCCGCCCTCTGGATCATTTTCCCAACCTGGCAACCGAGGGCGACAGAGTGAGAATCACAGTGTAATCAAAACACTATAACATAAATTAGTATACATTTGCAGAGATAGATACTTACAGCAGTAGATCCGGTGAAGGCTATTTTGTCGATGTCCATGTGGTGGGAAATGGCGCAGCCTGCTGTCTGTCCATAACCTGGCACCACGTTCACCACTCCTGGAGGAAAACCAGCCTGAACACCGAGAGGCGGAGGGAGAGCCACAATTTTATATTGAATTGAGACATACATCTTAAGCAGTCTTGCTGCTTTTACATCTGCGTAGGTCTCTGCAATCTATAAATGCAAGTTTATAGCTTTTGTCCACATGTTCTTTGTTCTTGTATCATTGTAGGGGGGAAACAGTGATAATCCAGGTACCTCTTTGATGAGTGCAGCCATGTGCAGGGCTGATAATGGGGTCTGTTCTGCAGGTTTGATGACTACAGTGTTCCCACAGCACAGAGCAGGAGCAATCTTCCAAGCAAACATCATTACAGGGAAATTCCACTGTTGGCAGAAAAACATAAACAATTTAAAGTTGCAACAATTTGTAACATCCATATTTTTTTGTCAGTATAATATATAATCATTAACTCTGTATTTCTACTCACAGGAATGATCTGGCCACAGACTCCAATGGGCTCATGTCGTGTGTAAGTAAAATATTCTCCATCTACAAAACAATAATGATAGCTTTGAACACCCTGTGAATTTGTTATGTTACAATATGCAATTGACAAACATGGCAGTATGGAGACTCACCAACAGGGATAGTTTTTCCGTGAATCTTGTCTGCCCAGCCACCATAATATCTCAACGTTTTGATTGTGGCCATCAGATCTACAAAATATGCCATGAGAAACACTTTGCCAGAATCCAGAGCCTCTAGTGTCTACAAGTAAAAACACacagaaatgtaattacaaGTGCCAGTTCTCTACTGTAATAACCAGATGATATATCACTCCAAAAAGGAGTAAAGGGGATACATTCAAATTGAGACATTATGTAGTGTGTGCTCACTGCTAGTAGAAGCCGGTCTCTCTCCACTAGGTCAGCGAGTTTGTTGAGTAATTGACCTCGGTCTGAGGCGTCCATCGATCGCCATGGTGACCCCATCTGAAAGGCGGCTCTGGCACTCCTTACTGCCTCATCCACATCTTCCTACAGGAGATTAAAGGTAAAGAGGTGGTCAGAAAATCTGGTTGATTCCATTCGTATGTCCCAAAACCAAACAATTACACATTTTCCTCAAGGGGTTTTACAATCAGAGCAGCATATGACTCCCTCTGTACTTAAAACCTTGATCAAGATAAGGAAAAACTTTAACACAAATCCGTTAACAGGGAAAATGGATGTATAATACTCACTGTGTCAGCCTCCTCCACTTCACAGAGCAGCGTTCCTGTGGCGGGATTATACACAGGAATCTTTCTCCCACTGCAGGACTCATGCCACTCGTTATTGATGAACAACTATGATATCAGAGAAAAGTTAGAAAATATGAATATGCTTAGATTCTTCAAGTTAATTTTGGTATAAAGAAGTGAAGGTATTCCCCTCTCAGTCTCAGCTCTTTTCAGCCTGACAGAATGAATAAAAGGCTCTGTGTTTAGTGGGAGTGGTACTGCATGCTCTGATAACTTCGAAGAGATCTGCATGTTTTAAAGCTTGTAGTGTATTTCCAGGTTATTACCTTCAACAATACACCTTCTTATAGAAGACCAATacatattatattgttaattttGTTTCATCTTGTTTCATCTTCCACATATCTATTATTCTGTAAGATGATACACAATATTGTTCATTAACTTTTTGAAGTAAACCACAAATACTACATTTTACAAAATTACTGGTACACAATGACATGGGCAAATACAGACCAGATGATACAACTCACAATATATATGCCAGTAGGACTGCTCCCCAAGATACACAATACACATTAAAATGAAGATAGAAAAAAGAAAACTGAGATCTGTCTAGGAACATCTGAACCGAACTGTAGCTCAGATGTTTGACTCTTGGGTGCAGCCTACCTTAGTGTACTGaatgggggggtctgggactgGCATGGGCAGGGTCTGCGTCTCAGGTCCGTCTACATGCTGTGGTTTGTGGTTCTGGTTTGGACTTTGGTGGTTGCACCCATTATCAGACTGCTGCTGGTGGCCGTTGTCAGTCATGTTGTCCTCCTTTGCTTCTAAAAAACCCACATGGCAGGGAGTCAAGCTTCTTTTCATGCATGCATCTGACTATACCATTACACTgtgctacatgtgtgtgtgtgaacacacAATTGTAAAAGTTAATATCAGGATCACTGACTAAAACAGGCTCCTTTTATGTGTAAAATGCCATCCCATCCCACTGGAGAGAAGTTTGCCAAATGAGGCATTGGCACTCTAAGCAGAGTAACACCACAGGGTCGAGGGTCACGACTGGCACCGTAAAGTCGGGCTGGCTCTGAGCTGTGGACTCAACTGGCCTCATTCGGACAGAGGTCTGGCAAAATATCACCAGAGGTAAGAAATAGTGAAGAGTTTTGTGATAGAAAAAAAAGTGATAAAGAATATTCCACCTTGCGTACACAGAGATGTATAGAAAACATTAAAATGTCACAGTATTTGCTTACTTATGTGTTTTGTTTCCTGTAATCTAGATAAACCAGAATTTAGTATTTTCTTTAGTATCTTATTCACAGCTAAGGACATTCATAAAGATCTAGCTCCATTCATATCAATGAACAGATCATTTAAAGCCTAACAATGagctgtctgaattattatctttattttttattcaaTTTGGTAGTTTCAGATAATAGCTAACAGTAGCAAACACATTGTAAAGATAGTTTTAATAATGTGCCAAATTGTTCACTTTACAGCTTATTCATTGACCTTTTTCCAACCAGAAATAACAAAAGGTAAAGCATAAttcaaaaaaagaaatataaGATAGGCTAAATGAATAATAACTGTATTATACAGTAGCTACATTAAAATGGAAATTCAATAAATTAGTTTGCTAAGAATGGACACACATTATGGTTCATGGTGAGTTAAGTTGAACATGAACTAAAAGCTTGTTCATTTGAAGTTTACAAAAATCCATTATTTCCACTTAAATCCCCATAAGGTGAATTGAAAGCTGTTATAGACCCTTCTTAAAGTGTGGTTACCTGTGGGAGATGCTGGCGTGGAGCCTTCAGTCTGCTGGACTCCTGCTCCGTTCAAAGGCATGCTGCAGCTCTCTGCCTCCTCTCACCGTCAGCGGACCGGAGACCCGCCGACCAGCTTTTATACCTGACAGCCGAGCAAACCGGAAAACGGCTCAGCATGACGTCACGTCTTACCGCGAGTCCTCCTCTGAGGTCCCGCACGTCTAATCAGCGTTAAGACGGAACCAATTCCACTTTACCCCATGTGCCCCTCAAGACCAGGAAGTGTGTGACAAAATAGTGCATGGTAAGTATTGTTCTTCACAAATTGGCCTTATTTTATCCAAACACTATATTAATTGTTCTTTATTTGTTCTGTATAATTAAGGAAGGCTGTTATAAGCACTAAGTTCATGTATTATCAACACTTCTTGGTATGATAGCCTCTTGCTAAACTGTTCTCAATTAGTCTATTATTGACTGGTGTTAAAAACCTTGTATACAGGCAATGGTGGAAAGTGatcaagtacatttactcattatagtacaattcagaggtacttGTGTACTTAAAACTGAGTATTTTAATATCATGCTACTTTAAGCTTAATTTCCACTACATTTTAAAGGCCAAATATATCGTTTTACTTCACTACTTTTATCTCACATGGTTACTCACTTTGCAGATTTACATTATTATCTAaaactaaatataaaataaacatttacagtgatttattattatagttaaaaataaagtaataaaaaaaagcgctacttttaccagctgtgacaCAATAACTCGTCACTAGTCTTAATCCATTGAATTAATATGATTCTAAAATGGCCGATTAAATTTaacgagtacttctacttttggtACTTACATATATTTTGATGTACGTTTACTTTATAATACTTTATAAaatgatatactttattttgaATGCATGCATTTTAATTTTAACAGGGTATTTTAACACTTTAGCAtagctacttttacttaagtataaAATCCACTATTTCTCCCACCACTGCATGTCTTTGCATTACCCCTCTTTAATTCCCCCCACAAAATCACCCACTTACCTGGTCTAACGGTGACACGTGTTTAGCTGTTCCAGCCTTGTTGGGCATCATGTGCATGTTTTTATACGTTTTTGATACTTTTCATGGGGTAATTAATATAAGTAATATGACTGATATATAATTAACACAGTATGGCTATAGAGAAATAGatcacaggcatcttgttaattcTTTAAATCAAGTCTgatcaaaacaaaaaaatcatTCTGTAACCTTAATTTAGCACTGCCAGACATTTATTCTTCTCAGTCTCACGTGTTGCATTGCTGCCAGTGCTTCATTGCAACTCAATTGTGCCGTGGCAGCACATGCAGTTAAAGGATCTACACGGCAGCAAACATAATTGGGAAGATGTTTGCTTTGATAAGGGAACTCCTGCTGCTTCACTGTCTCCCAGGAACAATGTGGCCACATAACTTTGTCTGGTGCGCCTATTTTATTCTTGGCTCTCTGGAAATACACACATCCCTTTGAGAATTTCCCCCCGAGGACAACACAGTCTCTGTGATTAACCCTTGTTAAACGATGAAAAGATCAGCAGAACTGTAGCTGGGCAGTGCAGCAACACAGAGTGCAAACCATCCCATACTGATGTGTAGAGCTGAATTGTTTGCTTGAATTGAAGCTTGTGCTATGAAGGGAATGGGGTTCAGTCATGATGTTGTGaattggagaaaatatgaatCTGAACTCTGCTTGCTCATTTGTGTCTATCTCAAGTTTTCTGGCTCATTGAGAAATGACAACTGGTATTAATTTGTGATCATAACAGCACCATTTTCACAGAGGTAGTAGCATCCTTATAGTTTAGCCACATGTTGAGTTAATTTGAAATTATGGCAATCTGTGATTCTTGGTTTGCTGTTTAATAGGAGCAACAAATTCCCCTTTCAGACACTTCACCATCGTGTCTGGCTCCACAGAGGCAGTGTGGGTCTGTCTGCCGAGCTAATGACCAGTCCGGAGCAGGAGAGGACGTGGACCAGCGGGTCAAAGGAGCTGTCGCTGGCCCTGACAGCACCGGGTGTCCCACAGTTGAGCTTGAGCTAAATTGACGGTTTGATGGAGAgtgagaaagaaagaagaaTGAAAGGAATGAAAGATGGAGAGTGAGAGATAGTGAGAGAAGTGGGGAGGAGGATGTATGGCAGACATGAAAAGAGGGATTAAAGCAGAAGAGAGAAGGTGGGAAAAGAGGGAGGAGAGAGCTGGTAAAAATGGAGATAAACCTTGAACGTTTTGATAATGAAATTGTAGGCCACAAAGTAAATATTACAAAAAGATAAACTGCTAAAAGAACAGGAATATGCATCTGTCAGGTTTTAAATTATTGAATTGTGGTGCACAaatgataaatacatatatacacaattGCAATGTTTTGCAAGCACCATACAGTACGAACTGTAGGCTTGCGACTGAAACTTTTAAATAATCTTTTATATTTCAGTGCTTTGGAGGTGTGTAGATTTATTTGGGgttatttttggcagtctgGTATGTTGCATTGGACTGAAATACATTATGAGGTGCTCATATTATTTTGCCCACACACCGCCTTAAGTGATTAGGGAGATTTTGGTGAAGCCTGAGGCAAGAAATGAAGTCAATCTAAGCAGACGGAGAGTGCCCCCTTGTGACACACAATAGAGGTTACATTGTTTAGAAAACAACCCTAGGTTGTGTGAGAAAAAAGTAGTACCTTTAATTAAATAAAGCTgcttatatcttttttttttattctatacaaataAACGTCCTGAATTCAAGTGTATGGTTTCTTTCGCAAATATATTAATGATGGCCATTGGTTGAAAATGCCtgttttctttgcttttctttatcCCTGTATATTTTGAAACATTTCATAACTTctaaaatactttattaattattaattaatGTATTAAACCTATGCACTGCAACAAACTGGCGCTGGCATCACAAGGGCCAGAGGGGACACAGGAGAGGAGGGGCCCTTGTTGTGAATGGATCCGGTCTGCTGTCAAATGTGCGTGATGCTCACTGGCTGGCCGGGACGACTCGTCCTTCACCCTGTGCCAAGTTTCTCGCCATGTGCGCCTCTCTATTGTGAGCGGGCAGCAGCTCCCTCTGCAGGGGGCCGGTCACTCCTATAAAGGATGTCCCGTACTGTGAGCTGCTCTCATCAACAAGTTCCTGAGGACCAGACCTCGAACCTCTGCCTGCTGAGTATCTAGATCTCTCGTTTCTGTGTTCCAGCTATCCACTTTTTTAACACCCGGAGGAAACTGCATCGTGAGTATTTTTATCCAAATTGTTTGCCACATTTCGTTTGTCCTTTTTCATTCTTCAAGTGTTTTCCTTCTGTGTCTTTTAACAGCCTCCCCCTCTCTATTAGTATTTGAAGCTTTTCTGGCAAGATGAGACAGACGTTTGGGACACCGCCCATCAAAGAGAACCTTTGTGCCTCTCTGTCTAGTGTCACTGTTGCTCTGTGTCTTATCACTCTCCTCCTGATGGCCATCAGGGGCCGAAAGAGCCATCGCAAATCCCAATTGGACCACACAAAATATCTTCCTCTTCCTGGCCCTACACCATGGCCCCTTGTTGGCAATCTGCTACAAATGGGGGACCAGATTCATCTTTCTCTAACCCACTTGAGGCTCCAGTACGGCGATGTTTTCAAGGTACAGTCAAATGTGTGAAATTGTTAGTTACACAGAGGTTTCAAGAAATAATGCTGTTTATTCCTTCACTGCAGATACGTCTGGGCTCTTTGACCATTGTTGTCCTGAGTGGATACAGCACCATCAGACAGGCGCTGGTTCGGCAGGGAGAAGCTTTTGCCGGAAGGCCTGACCTGTTCACCTTTTCTGCCGTGGCCAATGGGACCAGCATGACCTTCAGTGAGAAGTACGGACCGGCCTGGATGCTCCATAAGAAGCTGTGTAAGAACGCCCTCAGGTCTTTCTCCCAGGCTGAGCCCAGAGGGTTTGGGGCCAGCTGCCTGTTGGAGGAGCAGGTCTGTGCGGAGGCAGCTGAGATGGTGAAGGTGATTCGGGAACAGGCTGCTGCCAAAGGAGACCAAGAAAATACGGGTATAGATCCGGTGAGGCCCCTGGTAACCTCAGTGGCAAATGTCGTCTGTGCCCTCTGTTTTGGGAAAAGGTACGACTACAACGACAAGGAGTTCCTCACAATGGTTCACATCAACAACGAGGTCCTGAGGATCTTTGCTGCGGGGAACCTGGCAGATTTCTTCCCAGTATTTCGCTACTTTCCTAGTCCATCTCTTAGGAAGATGGTCCAGCACATTCGAAGGATGAATGGATTTATGGAGCGGAGCATTGAGGAACACATCGACACCTTTGATAATGTAAGGAGGCAGACATATGCACACTTTAGTTTAAATGGAAAGGCAGAGACATACACGGATGTGGTGCTTTATAGTCAACCGGTACTTTTTTTCAGGATGGGGCTGTGTTTTCATTTGCAGTTGCACTGTTAATTTGCAACTAATAAGAACAGTAGAATTTAACCTAAACCACCACAATAATGTGTTAAATGTTATTGCTGGTTTGATGAGTATAACTTAACAATAGCTAGTCTAGTACACTAaccacaaaataaaaacagaataTATTGAGGACAAGCTTTCGCGGTGGATAGCGTGTCTGCAAGTGTTGTTTCTCTATATCTGTCCCACTAATTTGCCATCCACTATCTAATCTAACATTGCACTCAAACAGTAGAAGCTATGAGAGCAACCGTagccaaaaaaataacaaacaagTCCCCTGGGAGGGACCTTTGTTCTTGTGCAGAGTGCCTATAATGTTTGCACGCACTCTAATTAGGAATTAGCATCTCACTGGAAGATACGCGTCGTACCGTAACTGATGAGTCTCATCTCtaattattgcttttaaaacttttaaccACTAAAGCTACAAAATCATGCATTAACCTCAagttatatatttaaatttTTTAAGAAAAACTGTAACACAATCACTGTTAAATGTTCTGTCATATTGTATGTGTGCTTGGGATTGCAGAAGTATATCCGGGACATTACAGATTCTCTGATTGAACTGtgtgaagacagagaagaaaatAAGGATTCCTCTTTGCTCTCCAACTCTCAGATCATTCACACCGTCATAGACATCTTCGGAGCAGGTTAGCCCCACTACAAGTTTCATTTAATCGATAAATAGGGTCGGTAATGACTATAAACTGAGCATATTGATGAAGAATATAACTTGTTTTCACTGCaggtgttttcttttctttttaaaggatTTGACACCATCATTGCGGGTTTACAGTGGAGCCTGTTGTACCTGATTACGTTTCCAGACATCCAAGACAGAGTACACCAGGAGATAGGTAATGTCTTGTGTTACAGGATAAGCATTTCCTTTTTAGAAACTGCATGCATTTTATCTAAGGAGAAAGAATTTGTGCTATGCTGAAAAGGGAGGGCTTGTCCAATCTGGGGTCTCATGAATGACTCATTGACCAGAAACAGAAGATCTCTAATAAATGattaatcatcatcatcatcatcatcatcatcatcatcatcatgacaGAAGTAGCCATTATGACATGTTAGGAAGGATCACCATTTAAAGCAGAATCAACGTAATGAAAACCATACAATGATCATCAAGTGCCCTTCCCAGACACACACAATCTGTCAGCCACCAGAGAAACTCACAAAAGATCGGTCCAATTTGCTGACGCTAGAGCTACTTTTGGAGTGGGTTGAACTGGTGCTGTCTGTTCTGAGGCACTTTGCatcacagagagagggagggagggagggagggagggagaggggagagagagggagagactaaAAGGAGACAGGATGAATCAGAGAGGGAGGCACAAACAGccagagaaagaaagaagggTTAGAGAGTTGTCCCAGGCTGGCACAAAGGCGGTGACACGCAAGGCACACTATGTGATCGCACTAAGTCCAAAATACTTCACTTACTTCATTTGATTGTAAATTAACAAAAGTGAATTGACTGTGAAGCTTTTATCCGTCTGTTTACAGTAAAGCTCACCTCTTTACTGGAAACCTTATTAGTGAACGAGTGAACAAGAGTTTTAATGAATGATGAAAGGCGAGCATATTAGGTCGTTGTAATTATTTGTGATGTGCGTGTTAAAAACTCGAAACACTCACCACAACTCACATGCTCTAACCGTGAATTAACTGAAGGACAAAACAGGGAACTTTTGACTTGTTTACGGTCTCGAAAGAGAACCAATGATAATGCAATTATGTCAGAAACTTACGATACAGCTCAAGAGTTGAACTTAGCCTTGACATATTAATCACAGGTCCTTATTAGCTATCATTGAACAGTCTTAATAGACTGCCACCTTTTTGTCAGATATTTCAGTCAACTTTGTggtgaaaagtaaaaaaatgttTGATTTCCCATCTACACCTCAATGCACCTTTAGTCTTAGTATCTGTAAAGACCTCTCCTAGGCTGTACTCTCATCAGAAAAATTGAGATCCAGATTAAGTGTCAGGGGCTTAAAGACTACATAAATCTTAAGGACCGGAACGGGAATGGCTTCACCTCTCTACATTGACCGCTACCTTTCAAATATAGGCATCTCAGTTTCCTGTAACTTTCTAATGggttttgtgtttttcctcttTCTTAGACAACCACATTGGCACAGCCAGACTGCCGAGGTTTTCAGATAAGCCCAAGATGCCTTTCACAGAGGCGTTCATATATGAAGTGTATCGCTATGCTTCATACGTCCCTTTCACAATCCCTCACTGGTAAGACAGCAGTTAAGTTTACAGTACATTAATGTGTACATTTGTATGTCTTTTTTGGTTTAAATTAAGTTTTTCTACCTTCCAGTACCACGAGAAACGTCAGTCTGAATGGTTACTTCATCCCCAAAGATACATGTGTCTTCATTAACCAGTACCAAGTCAATCATGATGTGTGAGTAGTAACAAGCAATAATGACTATTATGATGTTAAATTAGATATAGTGGGACATGGACTGTATCAATTGAGTAAAATGTTCCTTTATTGCTCATATCTTCCTGTTGTCCGCTCTTTCTCAGAGATCTTTGGGCTGACCCGGACACATTTCGCCCTGATCGCTTCCTGGGTCCCTCGGGACTCCTCAACAAGGAGCTGACGGAGAAGGTTCTCATCTTTGGGATGGGGAAGAGACGCTGCCTCGGTGATGGTTTAGCGCGTTTGGAGATGTTTATCTTTATCACCACGCTGCTCCACGGGCTGCGGCTTGAAAATGTTCCCGGACAGGAGCTGGATCTCAGCACTGATTTTGGACTGACTATGAAGCCGCGTCCGTACAGGATTACCATCTCCTCGAGGTTTTAGACCAAATGATCCCCTGTGTGGATGTTCCTGAATGTCACAAAATCTGATTATTATCACATCAAGCCACTATATTTGGTAATAACTCCACAGAGATACACTCTCTTATATTATTGTTCACATACTGcattttctgtctttataaaTGTGATACAAATATCAACCACAAAAGGGAAACATTTATGTGCAAATATGTTTCTTAGACATTTAAAATTACATAGAAATAGCATTAGATTTGACTAActcaatatttgtatttaacacACTATTTATGACAATGGAAGTTCATTCAAAGTGCCTCTGTGCCCATACTTAGAGTCCATCTGACTTTCTGTCCCACCACATTAAAACAAGCTCCAAAACAGCCGCTCATTAAATGCCTTTATCTTAAGTTATTAGTTACAGTTAAACACTGAGGGAGGAAGAGATATAGCCTCAGGCGTCAAACTGTGTTCACGCAGAGTTCATCTTCACTCTCATCggccctctcctcctcctcaacGCTTTAACTTCTCTCCTCCAACTCTCTTATCTCCTCATCTTATCCTCAAGGCAAACACTGTTGAGCCTACTCATCTGCTCAAATTCTCACTGAGTGGCTCTGTGAGGAACGAAAATATATATTAAGACATGAAAGTTTCCAATCCTTTATAACATGCTCCCCCTCGCCCATCAGTGCGGTGACCTCCCACACAGACAAGGGAGGTAAAGAGGACAGCACTGAGTGAAATCAGGCATTTCTCCTTTAAGAAGGTCAATGTAAAGAAGCATGGCCAAATGGGTAAAGAGAAAATAGGAGCCGGGCAGAACTAATTGTCCTTAAATAGTTTGAAAGTTAGGATGACGACAGTTTAATCTCTTTTTAACTTTAACTAATCTACGGAGACCTCATTGTCCCTTCCAGCAGAGTCCTACCTGTTTACCGCAGTTTCAGGACACAGCAGTGTTGGCTAATGAGTTGTTGAACAATAGGTCACTTCAGTTCAGAGCATTAAAACTGACAACCTTCTGGCCGTAGCATTTTATTAACCTTTAAAAAGTTCAAAAAAAGATATTAAAGAGTGTACAACTTTCATGACCACAATCTTATCAAATCCTGTCTTACTTATTCTTACTTCACCTAGATGTGTGGCTTCTTAGTTAAGAAAGATGTGTGTGCAGAGTTTGATGCTACGAGGCTGATTATACTACAACATTTGTCCGTTATCACACTACAGTATATGTTTGTAGCCAGAACTACTTGACATCTTGTGTACAGTAGTTAAACTATTTAAACATATATATTCATAGATTTGTTTAAAGGGAAAATTAgaatatttaatttaaaacaaGTCAAGGAAATACATTTAGACTTAGActtagacatactttattgtcatttcaacaagacacagagtgtactattaaaacgaaatttcgttCACCAAATTTTCATTTGGTGATTTGTGGGGAATAACAGTTATTATTTCCATGTTAATGCCACTGCAGAGAATACAGGTTAAGTAGTCATTACATTGGTAATGCAATATCAAAGTAACATAATATGTATCCTAGTAGAAAATAAACACTTGGACTGGGATGgcaatgttttgtttgttgttgtgttttgtggttTTGATTGAAATAAAACTATGGGAtggtttttcttcttcttttttcttatcattaaaacaaatattcatAACTTTAAACATGTTCAAttgctttatttgactaaaagtAGTATGTATGTTGTCATAATAGTAATTTCAACAGACTTTTGGGGATTTCTAATAAGGAAAGCAGAATAAGTGGTACGAATAGACTCGTGTTGAGATAAAAGTACTAAAATATTTAAATAGTGTTGAGTAAAaccagatgaatgaatgttaaCTGCAAACTATATCATGGTGATGATCATACTATGTGCAGACAAACTTGTATGTAAgttatgtaatgtaaatgttaacTTAATAGT
Proteins encoded in this region:
- the LOC117452469 gene encoding aldehyde dehydrogenase 1A1-like: MPLNGAGVQQTEGSTPASPTEAKEDNMTDNGHQQQSDNGCNHQSPNQNHKPQHVDGPETQTLPMPVPDPPIQYTKLFINNEWHESCSGRKIPVYNPATGTLLCEVEEADTEDVDEAVRSARAAFQMGSPWRSMDASDRGQLLNKLADLVERDRLLLATLEALDSGKVFLMAYFVDLMATIKTLRYYGGWADKIHGKTIPVDGEYFTYTRHEPIGVCGQIIPWNFPVMMFAWKIAPALCCGNTVVIKPAEQTPLSALHMAALIKEAGFPPGVVNVVPGYGQTAGCAISHHMDIDKIAFTGSTAVGKMIQRAAGDSNLKRVTLELGGKNPNIVFSDCDLEHAVEQAHSGLFFNQGQCCLAGSRVFVEGPIYEEFVHRSVEKARGKVLGNPLLPGVDHGPQIDQKQFDKIMELIESGKREGATLECGGSAWGQQGLFIQPTVFSNVTDDMRIAKEEIFGPVQLIMCFRTTREVIQRANATQYGLAAGVFTNDIDKALTVSSALQAGMVWVNCYNAMSVQCPFGGFKMSGNGRELGEYALQEYTEVKAVTIKISQKNS
- the cyp1d1 gene encoding cytochrome P450 1D1 isoform X2 — its product is MRQTFGTPPIKENLCASLSSVTVALCLITLLLMAIRGRKSHRKSQLDHTKYLPLPGPTPWPLVGNLLQMGDQIHLSLTHLRLQYGDVFKIRLGSLTIVVLSGYSTIRQALVRQGEAFAGRPDLFTFSAVANGTSMTFSEKYGPAWMLHKKLCKNALRSFSQAEPRGFGASCLLEEQVCAEAAEMVKVIREQAAAKGDQENTGIDPVRPLVTSVANVVCALCFGKRYDYNDKEFLTMVHINNEVLRIFAAGNLADFFPVFRYFPSPSLRKMVQHIRRMNGFMERSIEEHIDTFDNIIHTVIDIFGAGFDTIIAGLQWSLLYLITFPDIQDRVHQEIDNHIGTARLPRFSDKPKMPFTEAFIYEVYRYASYVPFTIPHCTTRNVSLNGYFIPKDTCVFINQYQVNHDVDLWADPDTFRPDRFLGPSGLLNKELTEKVLIFGMGKRRCLGDGLARLEMFIFITTLLHGLRLENVPGQELDLSTDFGLTMKPRPYRITISSRF
- the cyp1d1 gene encoding cytochrome P450 1D1 isoform X1, coding for MRQTFGTPPIKENLCASLSSVTVALCLITLLLMAIRGRKSHRKSQLDHTKYLPLPGPTPWPLVGNLLQMGDQIHLSLTHLRLQYGDVFKIRLGSLTIVVLSGYSTIRQALVRQGEAFAGRPDLFTFSAVANGTSMTFSEKYGPAWMLHKKLCKNALRSFSQAEPRGFGASCLLEEQVCAEAAEMVKVIREQAAAKGDQENTGIDPVRPLVTSVANVVCALCFGKRYDYNDKEFLTMVHINNEVLRIFAAGNLADFFPVFRYFPSPSLRKMVQHIRRMNGFMERSIEEHIDTFDNKYIRDITDSLIELCEDREENKDSSLLSNSQIIHTVIDIFGAGFDTIIAGLQWSLLYLITFPDIQDRVHQEIDNHIGTARLPRFSDKPKMPFTEAFIYEVYRYASYVPFTIPHCTTRNVSLNGYFIPKDTCVFINQYQVNHDVDLWADPDTFRPDRFLGPSGLLNKELTEKVLIFGMGKRRCLGDGLARLEMFIFITTLLHGLRLENVPGQELDLSTDFGLTMKPRPYRITISSRF